A DNA window from Solanum lycopersicum chromosome 3, SLM_r2.1 contains the following coding sequences:
- the LOC101263300 gene encoding uncharacterized protein isoform X4, whose product MDLWLKARSFAEEAAKRSQEFTVEAAKRTQELSIGSAKLSDIVSEASKRSKEIAAQASKRSKEIVAEASKRADQIKFQIPAAAALSSLVDSSTSPQTASAITTPADLEKFGVTDDLREFVKGITRDTFQNVQLQDESEMSDIPTVANIRQDLTEFQEKHAKLVLSSVKEISKLRYEICPRIMREKKFWRIYFILVNSHLAPYEKKYMDEKKIISAEKANVEDAKNISSEGKTSEPVTGATTQANKKAASSTADQDLDVFLLGEESDEGPEAKDL is encoded by the exons ATGGATTTGTGGCTAAAGGCACGGAGCTTCGCGGAGGAAGCTGCTAAGCGATCACAGGAGTTCACCGTAGAAGCTGCTAAGCGTACACAGGAGCTCAGTATTGGCTCCGCTAAGTTGTCCGACATCGTTTCAGAGGCTTCCAAGCGTTCAAAGGAGATTGCCGCCCAAGCTTCTAAGCGTTCTAAGGAGATCGTTGCCGAAGCTTCTAAACGCGCCGATCAGATCAAGTTTCAAATTCCCGCTGCCGCTGCACTCTCTAGCCTTGTCGATTCCTCAACTTCTCCTCAAACTGCTTCGGCTATTACTACGCCGGCTGATCTTGAAAAGTTTGGAGTCACTGACGACTTGAGAGAGTTCGTTAAGGGCATCACTAGGGATACATTCCAGAATGTTCAACTTCAAG ATGAGTCAGAGATGTCTGATATTCCTACAGTCGCAAACATTAGGCAGGATCTTACAGAGTTTCAGGAAAAACATGCGAAACTTGTTCTTTCATCTGTCAAG GAAATCTCAAAGTTGAGGTATGAGATATGCCCACGCataatgagagagaaaaagtTTTGGAGAATCTACTTCATTCTAGTTAACAGTCATTTAGCACC GTATGAAAAGAAATACATGGacgaaaagaaaataatatctgCTGAAAAGGCAAATGTCGAGGACGCCAAGAATATTTCATCAGAAGGAAAAACTTCTGAACCAGTGACCGGGGCAACAACCCAGGCAAACAAGAAGGCAGCCTCATCAACTGCTGACCAGGATTTGGATGTTTTTCTTCTCGGAGAGGAAAGTGATGAAGGGCCAG AAGCTAAAGATTTATGA
- the LOC101263300 gene encoding uncharacterized protein isoform X1: MDLWLKARSFAEEAAKRSQEFTVEAAKRTQELSIGSAKLSDIVSEASKRSKEIAAQASKRSKEIVAEASKRADQIKFQIPAAAALSSLVDSSTSPQTASAITTPADLEKFGVTDDLREFVKGITRDTFQNVQLQDESEMSDIPTVANIRQDLTEFQEKHAKLVLSSVKEISKLRYEICPRIMREKKFWRIYFILVNSHLAPYEKKYMDEKKIISAEKANVEDAKNISSEGKTSEPVTGATTQANKKAASSTADQDLDVFLLGEESDEGPGKVLFIILLCSLPSPTKENKEKRIITHKYSEPAIFLSFILFLYCTVDR; the protein is encoded by the exons ATGGATTTGTGGCTAAAGGCACGGAGCTTCGCGGAGGAAGCTGCTAAGCGATCACAGGAGTTCACCGTAGAAGCTGCTAAGCGTACACAGGAGCTCAGTATTGGCTCCGCTAAGTTGTCCGACATCGTTTCAGAGGCTTCCAAGCGTTCAAAGGAGATTGCCGCCCAAGCTTCTAAGCGTTCTAAGGAGATCGTTGCCGAAGCTTCTAAACGCGCCGATCAGATCAAGTTTCAAATTCCCGCTGCCGCTGCACTCTCTAGCCTTGTCGATTCCTCAACTTCTCCTCAAACTGCTTCGGCTATTACTACGCCGGCTGATCTTGAAAAGTTTGGAGTCACTGACGACTTGAGAGAGTTCGTTAAGGGCATCACTAGGGATACATTCCAGAATGTTCAACTTCAAG ATGAGTCAGAGATGTCTGATATTCCTACAGTCGCAAACATTAGGCAGGATCTTACAGAGTTTCAGGAAAAACATGCGAAACTTGTTCTTTCATCTGTCAAG GAAATCTCAAAGTTGAGGTATGAGATATGCCCACGCataatgagagagaaaaagtTTTGGAGAATCTACTTCATTCTAGTTAACAGTCATTTAGCACC GTATGAAAAGAAATACATGGacgaaaagaaaataatatctgCTGAAAAGGCAAATGTCGAGGACGCCAAGAATATTTCATCAGAAGGAAAAACTTCTGAACCAGTGACCGGGGCAACAACCCAGGCAAACAAGAAGGCAGCCTCATCAACTGCTGACCAGGATTTGGATGTTTTTCTTCTCGGAGAGGAAAGTGATGAAGGGCCAG GAAAGGTACTGTTCATCATCCTTCTTTGCTCTCTGCCCTCTCCCACcaaagaaaacaaagagaaaagaaTAATAACACACAAGTATTCTGAACCTgccatctttctttctttcatacTCTTCCTTTACTGTACTGTAGACCGTTGA
- the LOC104646598 gene encoding protein BREAKING OF ASYMMETRY IN THE STOMATAL LINEAGE codes for MSSPYTVTKLVRWRIRDWVSCFYACRFPLEEESNKLCAMTPQKPSRKMVFDPIGDSRKNRKKKLNKKMEQRKKEKVKVSAEKGEKEGENDSSWPRFSEEDYIVFCFEDDGGIHIVEDRKSEVFHQKIDHANVTSKSVCRKLKYVEDVSEFLPQSKNDTISVDGENSFESAEEQIPVIDDKDQGKGIDDMEDEWPPAVVKEISHIGEVSDSKTTPSAESSDSNYSTGSTGSFAFPVLGWELMGSPAQMPKPEEDDEDEEEEEGGPRFGKHKAWCSVRHHCCKF; via the exons ATGAGCAGTCCATATACAGTAACCAAGCTTGTTAGATGGCGAATTAGAGATTGGGTATCTTGTTTCTACGCTTGCAGGTTCCCTTTag AGGAAGAATCGAATAAGCTTTGTGCAATGACACCTCAGAAACCGAGTAGGAAAATGGTGTTTGATCCGATTGGTGATAGTAGGAAGAATAGAAAGAAGaagttgaataagaaaatggaacagaggaaaaaagaaaaagtgaaagtTTCAGCAGAGAAAGGTGAAAAGGAAGGAGAAAATGACTCGAGCTGGCCTCGATTCTCAGAAGAGGATTATATAGTGTTTTGCTTTGAAGACGATGGAGGAATACACATTGTGGAAGATAGAAAATCGGAGGTATTTCACCAGAAAATTGATCATGCTAACGTTACTTCAAAATCTGTTTGTAGGAAG CTTAAATATGTAGAGGATGTATCAGAGTTTCTTCCTCAGAGTAAAAACGACACGATCAGTGTAGATGGAGAAAATAGCTTTGAATCAGCTGAAGAACAAATCCCCGTTATAGACGATAAG GACCAGGGAAAAGGAATTGATGATATGGAAGATGAATGGCCACCGGCTGTTGTTAAAGAGATCAGTCACATAGGTGAAGTTAGTGATAGCAAAACAACTCCATCTGCGGAATCAAGTGATTCTAATTACTCCACTGGTAGCACTGGTTCCTTTGCCTTCCCTGT ATTGGGCTGGGAATTGATGGGCAGTCCAGCTCAAATGCCAAAAcctgaagaagatgatgaagacgaagaagaagaagaaggtggGCCACGTTTTGGGAAGCATAAGGCTTGGTGCAGCGTGCGTCATCACTGTTGCAAATTTTGA
- the LOC101263300 gene encoding uncharacterized protein isoform X5 — MDLWLKARSFAEEAAKRSQEFTVEAAKRTQELSIGSAKLSDIVSEASKRSKEIAAQASKRSKEIVAEASKRADQIKFQIPAAAALSSLVDSSTSPQTASAITTPADLEKFGVTDDLREFVKGITRDTFQNVQLQDESEMSDIPTVANIRQDLTEFQEKHAKLVLSSVKEISKLRYEICPRIMREKKFWRIYFILVNSHLAPYEKKYMDEKKIISAEKANVEDAKNISSEGKTSEPVTGATTQANKKAASSTADQDLDVFLLGEESDEGPGKR, encoded by the exons ATGGATTTGTGGCTAAAGGCACGGAGCTTCGCGGAGGAAGCTGCTAAGCGATCACAGGAGTTCACCGTAGAAGCTGCTAAGCGTACACAGGAGCTCAGTATTGGCTCCGCTAAGTTGTCCGACATCGTTTCAGAGGCTTCCAAGCGTTCAAAGGAGATTGCCGCCCAAGCTTCTAAGCGTTCTAAGGAGATCGTTGCCGAAGCTTCTAAACGCGCCGATCAGATCAAGTTTCAAATTCCCGCTGCCGCTGCACTCTCTAGCCTTGTCGATTCCTCAACTTCTCCTCAAACTGCTTCGGCTATTACTACGCCGGCTGATCTTGAAAAGTTTGGAGTCACTGACGACTTGAGAGAGTTCGTTAAGGGCATCACTAGGGATACATTCCAGAATGTTCAACTTCAAG ATGAGTCAGAGATGTCTGATATTCCTACAGTCGCAAACATTAGGCAGGATCTTACAGAGTTTCAGGAAAAACATGCGAAACTTGTTCTTTCATCTGTCAAG GAAATCTCAAAGTTGAGGTATGAGATATGCCCACGCataatgagagagaaaaagtTTTGGAGAATCTACTTCATTCTAGTTAACAGTCATTTAGCACC GTATGAAAAGAAATACATGGacgaaaagaaaataatatctgCTGAAAAGGCAAATGTCGAGGACGCCAAGAATATTTCATCAGAAGGAAAAACTTCTGAACCAGTGACCGGGGCAACAACCCAGGCAAACAAGAAGGCAGCCTCATCAACTGCTGACCAGGATTTGGATGTTTTTCTTCTCGGAGAGGAAAGTGATGAAGGGCCAG GAAAAAGGTGA
- the LOC101263300 gene encoding uncharacterized protein isoform X2, whose protein sequence is MDLWLKARSFAEEAAKRSQEFTVEAAKRTQELSIGSAKLSDIVSEASKRSKEIAAQASKRSKEIVAEASKRADQIKFQIPAAAALSSLVDSSTSPQTASAITTPADLEKFGVTDDLREFVKGITRDTFQNVQLQDESEMSDIPTVANIRQDLTEFQEKHAKLVLSSVKEISKLRYEICPRIMREKKFWRIYFILVNSHLAPYEKKYMDEKKIISAEKANVEDAKNISSEGKTSEPVTGATTQANKKAASSTADQDLDVFLLGEESDEGPGLHITSDHLRSLYLFLRS, encoded by the exons ATGGATTTGTGGCTAAAGGCACGGAGCTTCGCGGAGGAAGCTGCTAAGCGATCACAGGAGTTCACCGTAGAAGCTGCTAAGCGTACACAGGAGCTCAGTATTGGCTCCGCTAAGTTGTCCGACATCGTTTCAGAGGCTTCCAAGCGTTCAAAGGAGATTGCCGCCCAAGCTTCTAAGCGTTCTAAGGAGATCGTTGCCGAAGCTTCTAAACGCGCCGATCAGATCAAGTTTCAAATTCCCGCTGCCGCTGCACTCTCTAGCCTTGTCGATTCCTCAACTTCTCCTCAAACTGCTTCGGCTATTACTACGCCGGCTGATCTTGAAAAGTTTGGAGTCACTGACGACTTGAGAGAGTTCGTTAAGGGCATCACTAGGGATACATTCCAGAATGTTCAACTTCAAG ATGAGTCAGAGATGTCTGATATTCCTACAGTCGCAAACATTAGGCAGGATCTTACAGAGTTTCAGGAAAAACATGCGAAACTTGTTCTTTCATCTGTCAAG GAAATCTCAAAGTTGAGGTATGAGATATGCCCACGCataatgagagagaaaaagtTTTGGAGAATCTACTTCATTCTAGTTAACAGTCATTTAGCACC GTATGAAAAGAAATACATGGacgaaaagaaaataatatctgCTGAAAAGGCAAATGTCGAGGACGCCAAGAATATTTCATCAGAAGGAAAAACTTCTGAACCAGTGACCGGGGCAACAACCCAGGCAAACAAGAAGGCAGCCTCATCAACTGCTGACCAGGATTTGGATGTTTTTCTTCTCGGAGAGGAAAGTGATGAAGGGCCAG GTCTGCATATTACAAGTGATCACCTGAGAAGTCTTTATTTATTCCTCAGAAGCTAA
- the LOC101055604 gene encoding Hop-interacting protein THI110 (The RefSeq protein has 1 substitution compared to this genomic sequence), with protein MYEPQQLLDLQDNNGGFGAGADSSSWLSGEDRSPTLRRTDSSLSNSAAGTVDRTLFNDLVQIVPLVQSLIDRKAKSSFTRRGSMTYTKTPSRESLYKKTSETKGKNAAQSNKKHRDQNKNVGADQDGCSDNISMPSSRSYLSEKDREELMALRGQVEDLQKKLSEKDELLKEVEISKNEMASIYAKLDEMKKEYAEKESLLKLTQVQLSDAKVKLADKQAAVEKLEWEATTSSKKVEKLQEDLEVVRQEIAWFMQFVQQLTKNDSRTLAEDYDVIPYLCDKNIETDQPNELGMEEVELAREAYIAAVAAAKENQDEASFSEAAKARLYLQSLVLRT; from the exons ATGTATGAGCCTCAGCAGTTGCTAGATTTGCAGGACAACAATGGCGGTTTCGGTGCCGGAGCTGACTCCAGTTCTTGGCTTTCCGGCGAGGACCGCTCTCCTACACTCCGGCGAACTGATTCTTCTCTCTCTAATTCGGCTGCCGGAACTGTTGACCGTACCCTCTTTAATGACCTCGTCCAGATCGTCCCTCTTGTTCAATCTCTCATT GATCGAAAGGCGAAGTCGTCATTTACTAGAAGGGGATCAATGACCTACACTAAAACGCCTTCAAGGGAGTCTCTTTACAAGAAG ACTTCTGAAACAAAGGGAAAGAATGCAGCTCaatcaaacaaaaaacatagggaccaaaataaaaatgttgGTGCTGACCAAGATGGATGCTCTGATAACATTTCAATGCCTTCCTCAAGGTCGTATTTATCAGAAAAAGATAGAGAAGAATTGATGGCTTTGAGGGGGCAAGTGGAGGATTTGCAAAAGAAATTATTGGAGAAAGATGAACTTTTGAAGGAAGTAGAGATCTCAAAGAATGAAATGGCTTCTATTTATGCTAAACTAGATGAAATgaagaaggaatatgcagaaaAGGAGTCTTTACTTAAATTGACTCAAGTGCAACTATCTGATGCAAAG GTTAAGCTAGCTGACAAGCAAGCAGCTGTGGAGAAGTTAGAATGGGAAGCTACGACTTCCAGCAAGAAAGTGGAGAAACTACAGGAAGATTTAGAGGTGGTGCGGCAAGAAATCGCATGGTTCATGCAGTTTGTACAACAATTGACAAAGAATGATTCTAGGACTTTAGCTGAAGATTATGATGTTATCCCTTACTTATGCGACAAGAACATTGAAACG GATCAGCCAAATGAACTAGGAATGGAGGAAGTAGAGCTGGCAAGAGAAGCTTATATTGCAGCAGTTGCTGCTGCTAAAGAAAATCAAGATGAAGCATCTTTCTCCGAAGCTGCCAAAGCAAGATTATATCTGCAGTCACTTGTTCTAAGAACATAA
- the LOC101263300 gene encoding uncharacterized protein isoform X3, with translation MDLWLKARSFAEEAAKRSQEFTVEAAKRTQELSIGSAKLSDIVSEASKRSKEIAAQASKRSKEIVAEASKRADQIKFQIPAAAALSSLVDSSTSPQTASAITTPADLEKFGVTDDLREFVKGITRDTFQNVQLQDESEMSDIPTVANIRQDLTEFQEKHAKLVLSSVKEISKLRYEICPRIMREKKFWRIYFILVNSHLAPYEKKYMDEKKIISAEKANVEDAKNISSEGKTSEPVTGATTQANKKAASSTADQDLDVFLLGEESDEGPVNRSAYYK, from the exons ATGGATTTGTGGCTAAAGGCACGGAGCTTCGCGGAGGAAGCTGCTAAGCGATCACAGGAGTTCACCGTAGAAGCTGCTAAGCGTACACAGGAGCTCAGTATTGGCTCCGCTAAGTTGTCCGACATCGTTTCAGAGGCTTCCAAGCGTTCAAAGGAGATTGCCGCCCAAGCTTCTAAGCGTTCTAAGGAGATCGTTGCCGAAGCTTCTAAACGCGCCGATCAGATCAAGTTTCAAATTCCCGCTGCCGCTGCACTCTCTAGCCTTGTCGATTCCTCAACTTCTCCTCAAACTGCTTCGGCTATTACTACGCCGGCTGATCTTGAAAAGTTTGGAGTCACTGACGACTTGAGAGAGTTCGTTAAGGGCATCACTAGGGATACATTCCAGAATGTTCAACTTCAAG ATGAGTCAGAGATGTCTGATATTCCTACAGTCGCAAACATTAGGCAGGATCTTACAGAGTTTCAGGAAAAACATGCGAAACTTGTTCTTTCATCTGTCAAG GAAATCTCAAAGTTGAGGTATGAGATATGCCCACGCataatgagagagaaaaagtTTTGGAGAATCTACTTCATTCTAGTTAACAGTCATTTAGCACC GTATGAAAAGAAATACATGGacgaaaagaaaataatatctgCTGAAAAGGCAAATGTCGAGGACGCCAAGAATATTTCATCAGAAGGAAAAACTTCTGAACCAGTGACCGGGGCAACAACCCAGGCAAACAAGAAGGCAGCCTCATCAACTGCTGACCAGGATTTGGATGTTTTTCTTCTCGGAGAGGAAAGTGATGAAGGGCCAG TCAACAGGTCTGCATATTACAAGTGA
- the LOC101262502 gene encoding uncharacterized protein has translation MECKLPELVVYLQDSNHQVFKDIYMEGEQCSLENCELNHHNIYYMLKYELDNRAELGNRVSESYEGIVKKFDDSKNLLMEGKSDTEIADAISYSRDVPKQPSLDRELVDQKENQDQELKLVSMTSKFVSKVACCNKSSIADSISREGSANTKVENSTSTGDGVPRSLASLFADQNTEKLTDGEDMNLVVLATKQCHDNISIRSSSTNSTKSFAFPILTSEWPGSPVKMVADDKREFQRRSCHWRTCFGCCNF, from the exons ATGGAGTGCAAACTACCCGAATTAGTTGTTTATCTTCAAGACAGCAACCATCAAGTTTTTAAGGACATATATATGGAAGGAGAACAATGTTCTTTGGAAAATTGTGAGTTGAACCACCATAATATTTATTACATGCTCAAGTATGAGCTTGACAACAGGGCAGAATTAGGGAACAGAGTTTCTGAATCGTACGAGGGTATTGTTAAGAAGTTTGACGACTCAAAAAATCTGTTGATGGAAGGTAAATCGGATACTGAGATTGCTGATGCCATTTCCTACAGCCGCGATGTTCCAAAACAGCCGAGTTTGGACAGAGAATTGGTtgatcaaaaagaaaatcag GATCAAGAGCTGAAACTAGTCTCGATGACGTCTAAGTTTGTCTCCAAGGTAGCATGTTGTAACAAAAGTAGTATAGCAGATTCAATTTCTAGAGAAGGATCAGCAAATACAAAGGTTGAAAACAGCACCAGTACTGGAGATGGAGTGCCAAGAAGTTTAGCGTCATTGTTTGCAGATCAGAACACTGAAAAGCTTACAGATGGTGAAGACATGAATCTTGTTGTCTTAGCAACAAAGCAATGTCATGATAACATCTCTATACGCTCGAGTAGCACCAACAGCACAAAATCTTTTGCCTTTCCTAT ACTAACCTCAGAGTGGCCCGGCAGCCCTGTCAAGATGGTGGCAGACGATAAGAGAGAGTTTCAAAGGCGAAGTTGTCACTGGAGAACGTGCTTTGGTTGCtgcaatttttga